A window of the Cystobacter fuscus genome harbors these coding sequences:
- a CDS encoding IS4 family transposase, translated as MRKPRLDDQQVHTFLESLFEEDLHAKRVLSLAYAVLGVIHAASLGVHLIGKALAWARGTKSKHGVKQVDRLLSNQGIDVWALFAQWVPFALGQRSEALVALDWTDFDADGQTTLVASLVASHGRTTPLVWLTVEKSALEGMRNDVEDFVLNRLRQVVPERVRLTLLADRGFGDQKFYALLEQLKFDYVVRFRQCIQVMDETGEKKSAGEWVPESGRAVRMVGARVTQDEAPVGAVVCVKQKGMKEAWCLATSLKEATAAFVVGLYGKRFRTEETFRDMKDLRFGMGLSSVRVRSTERRDRLLLVSALACALLTLLGAAGESLGMERYLKANTVKTRTYSLFRQGCEYYQAIPMMPEEQLVPLMKRFASLLREQPVFQEFLGPI; from the coding sequence ATGCGTAAGCCTCGCCTTGATGACCAGCAGGTGCATACCTTTCTGGAGTCCCTCTTCGAAGAAGACCTGCACGCCAAGCGCGTGTTGTCCCTGGCCTACGCGGTCCTGGGTGTCATTCACGCTGCCAGCCTGGGGGTTCATCTCATTGGCAAAGCCCTGGCGTGGGCGCGAGGCACCAAGAGCAAGCATGGGGTGAAGCAGGTGGACCGGCTCTTGTCCAACCAAGGGATTGATGTCTGGGCGCTGTTCGCACAGTGGGTGCCCTTTGCCTTGGGACAGAGAAGCGAGGCACTGGTGGCGCTGGACTGGACGGACTTCGATGCGGATGGGCAGACAACGCTGGTGGCGTCGTTGGTGGCGAGCCATGGACGCACGACGCCCCTGGTCTGGCTCACGGTGGAGAAGTCCGCCTTGGAGGGGATGCGCAATGACGTTGAGGATTTCGTACTCAATCGACTGCGGCAGGTGGTGCCCGAGCGGGTGCGGCTCACACTACTGGCCGACCGGGGCTTTGGAGACCAGAAGTTCTATGCGCTGCTCGAGCAACTGAAGTTTGACTACGTGGTGCGCTTCCGTCAGTGCATTCAAGTGATGGATGAGACGGGAGAGAAGAAGAGCGCGGGCGAGTGGGTGCCCGAATCGGGCCGGGCGGTGCGCATGGTGGGAGCGCGAGTCACCCAGGACGAAGCGCCCGTGGGGGCTGTGGTGTGCGTGAAGCAGAAGGGAATGAAGGAGGCGTGGTGCCTGGCGACGAGCTTGAAAGAAGCGACGGCGGCCTTCGTGGTGGGGCTGTATGGCAAGAGGTTTCGAACGGAGGAAACCTTCCGCGACATGAAGGACTTGCGTTTTGGAATGGGCCTGTCGTCGGTGAGGGTCCGCTCGACGGAGAGGCGGGACCGGCTGCTGTTGGTGAGCGCGCTGGCCTGCGCATTGCTGACGCTGCTGGGGGCGGCGGGGGAGAGCTTGGGGATGGAGCGCTACCTCAAAGCCAACACAGTGAAGACGCGCACCTACTCCCTCTTCCGGCAGGGCTGTGAGTATTACCAGGCCATCCCGATGATGCCGGAGGAGCAGCTCGTCCCGCTGATGAAGCGATTCGCTTCGCTGTTACGTGAACAGCCAGTTTTTCAGGAATTTCTCGGCCCAATATGA
- a CDS encoding epoxide hydrolase family protein has protein sequence MSPRPFRIDVPQAVLTDLQRRLEATRFPEPLPGEPWQRGADVAYVRELCAYWRERYDWRKHEAELNRFPQFLCEVEGVDLHFWHVRGKGPSPLPLLLTHGWPGSIYEFHHLIEPLTDPAAYGGDARDAFDVIIPALPGYGFSGKPREPGWDATRVAAVFDRLMVEHLGYSRYGAQGGDWGGVVTTALGVEHAEHLVGIHLNFALASPPPGQEQSELAREYGQKMAAFSAAESGYSHVQGTKPMSLGIGQADSPAGLAAWIVEKFRTWSDCGGDVERAFSKDWLLTNLMFYWAPNSIASAANLYYETFGMQRLDLKKPVRVPTAIADFPKELTHTPRPWLEARFNLRRYTEMPRGGHFAAAEQPELFLKDVRSFFRELR, from the coding sequence ATGTCTCCGCGTCCCTTTCGCATCGATGTGCCCCAGGCCGTGCTCACGGATCTTCAACGCCGCCTGGAGGCCACGCGCTTCCCCGAGCCGCTGCCCGGTGAGCCCTGGCAGCGCGGCGCCGATGTCGCCTATGTCCGCGAGCTGTGCGCGTACTGGCGTGAGCGCTACGACTGGCGCAAGCACGAGGCCGAGCTCAACCGCTTCCCTCAATTCCTGTGCGAGGTGGAGGGCGTGGACCTCCACTTCTGGCACGTCCGGGGCAAGGGCCCGTCTCCTTTGCCACTCTTGCTGACGCACGGCTGGCCCGGCTCCATCTACGAGTTCCATCACCTCATCGAGCCGCTGACGGACCCCGCCGCGTACGGAGGCGACGCCCGGGACGCCTTCGACGTGATCATCCCCGCGCTGCCCGGCTATGGCTTCAGCGGCAAGCCGCGCGAGCCGGGCTGGGATGCCACGCGCGTGGCCGCCGTGTTCGACCGGCTCATGGTCGAGCACCTGGGCTACTCCCGCTATGGGGCGCAGGGCGGTGATTGGGGAGGCGTCGTCACCACGGCGCTCGGGGTGGAGCACGCCGAGCACCTGGTGGGCATCCATCTCAACTTCGCCCTCGCGTCGCCGCCGCCCGGACAGGAGCAGAGCGAGCTGGCGCGGGAGTATGGCCAGAAGATGGCGGCGTTCTCCGCCGCCGAGAGCGGCTACAGCCACGTGCAGGGCACCAAGCCCATGTCGCTGGGCATCGGGCAGGCGGATTCCCCCGCGGGGCTCGCCGCGTGGATCGTCGAGAAGTTCCGCACCTGGAGCGATTGTGGCGGGGACGTCGAGCGCGCCTTCTCCAAGGACTGGCTGCTGACGAACCTGATGTTCTACTGGGCGCCCAACAGCATCGCGAGCGCGGCCAACCTCTATTACGAGACCTTCGGCATGCAGCGCCTGGACTTGAAGAAGCCGGTGCGCGTGCCCACGGCGATCGCGGACTTCCCCAAGGAGCTCACCCACACGCCCCGGCCCTGGTTGGAGGCGCGCTTCAACCTGCGGCGCTACACGGAGATGCCGCGAGGGGGCCACTTCGCCGCCGCGGAACAGCCGGAACTGTTCCTGAAGGACGTCCGCTCGTTCTTCCGGGAGCTTCGCTAG